A region of Flammeovirga agarivorans DNA encodes the following proteins:
- a CDS encoding Ig-like domain-containing protein: protein MNYYNLRSRLLGLLLMTSCALTTYAQDVNVDVNLNIKHSVNGVSEFEREKYMTLHGTSFETDWDGEEDKLDYLLNTLDTYFGRDTGSATWKFNATEEDPNRPNRPSLEHMDELGTWLKGEYSKDYLSHQYEARSRDMIGGTNPHPTYPTLSWNGDGETWTGWQPMDVDVSAEWVVNYLDGFFRKSDGAPGEPLPHYWEVINEPDMPMMTGHMTCTSQEKIWEYHNLVALGVRERFGANNPNRPKIGGMTWGLHDFHLPDGISRYDEDYLDQWLDGDGYITYHNMMDSEANNYRTNPWYQWDIMWQGFMDTCGDNMDFYSIHIYDWPGWNLNANDAPAATRSGGHTEAMLDIIEWYDLYKNGERKELIVSEFGAVNGLYNENNRPGVYDQQRMDWENIKPFNAMFMQFLERPDYITKSMPFTPIKAIWGDIPDQDLRYPYAMMRDENGDGEWEWSEYIKFFQLWSNVKGTRIDTKSSNRDLQVDAYVEGNKTYLIINNLEDDTKTVDLSFYDDYENPVESVLIKNLYLDMNQGTYGKPALDEFTVNSAPGSVQLSNNATMILEYTFANAVTVDQSSEETKFMGEKIGSGYHEFGSELIHATSQNLSTSVNNVVVPNGEYEATLRISGAFFKAHLSSVEVKLNGVVLEHNSNWRGSLEDLRNQWLGVLEVDIPPGVLQASNTIECKTNAPTDWATTQIQVWDFSKAPGRSGENGVALTGLSIEGTQELMAGKEVGLTANLEPANATNKQLVWSSSAPSIITVDEFGVIKAMTNSGNATITAANIDGTIVATHTVAAIPYADTPVNNITIDEGAITNVQFYVTSPLTLTISPDDATNQEVVWSSSNDEIVSVDPKTGRVTGKAIGESAIVTATINDNGNIITASTIVTVGIVGEEKVYCDAMITEVTGNTDYTFDVFVNLLGEREVKVELLQGNTVLGTGSTAATVAGKDVVSVDVSLNTVPTIGNYTLRVTALSNGNQVIDQCSSNLSILDRIRPESIALTDWLREVEIGETVPVTANVLPENAYNKSINWTSSNSSVATVNNEGIVTGVSLGTTTIKATTQDGGLVAQTTIEVKSQVVIQPTAIIIPSDVTVFPNGSLSVSPVFEPEWTTEKSITWASSNTALATVDGNGNISAGGTTGTLTLTATSASNPSVQGVSNVTVGTTLIIQAESFSGMGGPVGEIAIYDIPTGGQGINNVQSGDYVEFDVFIPQGGEYSVSFLAGTAVEDGVIEMFVDGNSVGSKQIPMNDWDAFANVPLGQNVNLSQGQVKIGLVGSGTSQWQWNLDKFELSFQGEITCDPLTGVTISSTETSIPLGQSTTFSASLLPQSACTTNITWASSNTNIATVNQSGTVTGVGTGTATITATTQNGGFTATKDIIVESAPNVPVTGVSISPVSLILNVGEDQLLTATVAPVNASNKTVVWSSSNQSVATVDASGRVMAISEGSSVISATTVDGTFVASSDITVNEVTVTPPPSGTIVIEAEDFETTGGTFNDGNVPFGVNRVAGIGINWVNAGDWTEYTVNAVGTFEVEYMISTPMENATVQIQLDGNVVGNDNVVNNGQWDDYISLKSVHQLTLNGEHQLRVAGVGSNDWQFNLDKVILTPIETTVIPVTGVSLNATSISLLEGETRQLVASIAPSNASEQSVSWSTSNANAVAVNNGTITAIAEGSAVVTVTTIDGGYTATANVSVSKPSTGPASLVIEAEDFTSTGGTYNDGFVPLGVNQVAGLGINWVNTGDWSEYTIDIPSAGNYDIEYMISTPMSGDIAIQVLVDGSVVTTDAVPNNGQWDDYQSLIASSQASLTTGVHTVRIVASGSDAWQWNLDKVTFSTGSSARTLPEEQLTASTLDIYPNPANQVVNVKGLPNGSYQIALYNMNGQIVHHSAIDYRYVHQLDVSTLTTGVYLLRIVGEGIDRKVRIAVSK, encoded by the coding sequence ATGAACTATTACAACTTACGTAGTAGGCTACTCGGCTTACTATTAATGACTTCTTGTGCCCTGACGACATATGCACAAGATGTAAATGTAGATGTTAACCTTAACATCAAGCACTCCGTAAATGGGGTGTCTGAATTTGAAAGGGAAAAATATATGACACTTCATGGAACCTCCTTTGAAACTGATTGGGATGGTGAAGAAGATAAGCTCGACTACCTTTTAAATACACTCGATACCTACTTTGGTAGAGATACGGGTTCCGCGACATGGAAATTTAATGCAACAGAAGAAGACCCCAACCGACCAAATCGTCCAAGCTTAGAACACATGGATGAGTTGGGAACATGGTTAAAAGGGGAGTACAGTAAGGATTACCTTTCTCATCAGTATGAGGCAAGAAGCCGAGATATGATTGGAGGAACAAATCCTCACCCAACATACCCAACGTTAAGCTGGAATGGTGATGGTGAAACTTGGACAGGGTGGCAACCTATGGATGTAGATGTATCTGCAGAATGGGTAGTGAATTACCTTGATGGCTTCTTCCGTAAATCTGACGGCGCTCCAGGAGAACCCCTTCCACATTACTGGGAAGTGATTAATGAGCCAGATATGCCGATGATGACAGGCCATATGACTTGTACTTCTCAAGAAAAGATATGGGAGTACCATAATCTTGTTGCATTGGGAGTACGAGAACGTTTTGGTGCAAATAATCCCAATCGTCCTAAAATTGGAGGGATGACTTGGGGACTTCATGATTTCCACTTACCTGATGGTATTTCTCGTTATGATGAAGATTATTTAGACCAATGGTTAGATGGTGATGGTTACATCACTTATCACAACATGATGGATTCTGAAGCAAATAACTATAGAACAAACCCTTGGTATCAATGGGATATTATGTGGCAGGGTTTTATGGATACCTGTGGAGATAATATGGACTTTTATTCCATTCATATTTATGATTGGCCAGGATGGAATCTCAATGCAAATGATGCTCCAGCAGCTACTCGTTCAGGTGGTCATACAGAAGCTATGTTGGATATCATCGAGTGGTATGATTTATATAAAAACGGTGAAAGAAAAGAATTGATCGTTTCTGAATTTGGAGCGGTAAATGGGCTTTATAATGAGAACAATAGACCAGGTGTTTATGATCAACAAAGAATGGATTGGGAGAACATCAAACCATTCAATGCTATGTTTATGCAATTCCTTGAGCGTCCGGATTATATCACTAAATCAATGCCTTTTACACCAATTAAAGCGATTTGGGGTGATATTCCTGATCAAGACCTACGTTATCCGTATGCTATGATGCGCGATGAAAACGGAGATGGTGAATGGGAATGGTCAGAATATATCAAGTTTTTCCAATTATGGAGTAATGTAAAAGGTACTCGAATTGATACAAAATCATCGAATAGAGACCTTCAGGTAGATGCTTATGTAGAAGGTAATAAAACCTACCTAATCATCAATAACCTAGAGGATGATACGAAGACAGTAGACTTATCCTTCTACGATGATTATGAAAATCCTGTAGAAAGTGTGTTGATCAAAAACCTTTACTTAGACATGAACCAAGGTACATACGGTAAACCTGCTTTAGATGAGTTTACGGTAAATTCTGCACCTGGATCTGTGCAACTGAGTAATAATGCAACGATGATTTTAGAGTATACATTTGCCAATGCCGTAACTGTAGATCAAAGCTCTGAAGAAACGAAGTTTATGGGTGAAAAGATTGGGTCTGGCTACCATGAGTTTGGTAGTGAACTTATTCATGCAACAAGTCAGAATCTTTCTACATCAGTAAACAATGTTGTGGTGCCAAATGGTGAGTATGAAGCAACATTGAGAATATCAGGAGCATTTTTTAAAGCACATTTATCTTCTGTTGAAGTAAAGCTGAATGGGGTAGTTCTTGAGCATAATAGCAATTGGAGAGGTTCGTTAGAAGATTTACGAAACCAATGGTTAGGAGTTCTTGAAGTGGATATTCCTCCTGGAGTGCTTCAAGCATCAAATACTATTGAATGTAAGACCAATGCTCCAACTGATTGGGCTACAACTCAAATTCAAGTTTGGGACTTTAGTAAAGCTCCGGGACGTTCTGGAGAAAATGGTGTTGCTTTAACAGGCTTATCTATTGAAGGAACACAAGAGTTAATGGCAGGAAAAGAAGTAGGGTTAACAGCAAACCTAGAGCCAGCTAACGCGACAAACAAGCAACTAGTGTGGTCTTCAAGCGCACCATCAATCATTACAGTAGATGAATTTGGTGTGATTAAAGCTATGACGAACTCAGGAAATGCAACGATTACAGCTGCAAATATAGATGGAACAATTGTGGCTACGCATACAGTTGCCGCTATTCCATATGCTGATACTCCTGTTAACAATATTACTATTGATGAAGGGGCAATTACAAACGTTCAGTTTTATGTTACTTCTCCATTAACGTTAACGATCTCACCAGATGATGCAACAAATCAAGAAGTAGTTTGGTCAAGTTCTAATGATGAAATTGTTTCTGTTGATCCAAAAACAGGAAGAGTTACAGGTAAAGCCATTGGTGAATCTGCAATTGTTACAGCTACCATCAACGATAATGGAAATATAATCACAGCATCTACAATTGTTACTGTTGGTATTGTTGGAGAAGAAAAGGTGTATTGTGATGCGATGATCACAGAAGTTACCGGAAATACGGATTACACTTTTGACGTATTCGTCAATTTGTTAGGTGAAAGAGAGGTAAAGGTGGAGTTGTTACAAGGGAACACTGTCTTGGGAACGGGATCAACTGCTGCAACAGTGGCTGGAAAAGATGTAGTCTCTGTGGATGTTTCACTGAATACTGTACCAACTATTGGTAATTATACTCTAAGAGTAACGGCGTTAAGTAATGGCAACCAAGTAATAGACCAATGCTCTTCTAACTTAAGTATTTTAGATAGAATTCGTCCTGAATCAATTGCTCTTACAGATTGGTTGAGGGAAGTAGAAATAGGAGAAACGGTACCAGTAACAGCAAATGTATTACCGGAAAATGCATATAATAAATCTATCAATTGGACATCTTCGAATTCATCTGTAGCAACCGTAAATAATGAAGGTATTGTAACAGGTGTTAGTCTTGGAACGACTACAATAAAGGCAACAACACAAGATGGAGGTCTAGTTGCTCAAACTACTATTGAAGTAAAGTCTCAGGTGGTGATACAGCCTACGGCGATTATTATACCATCGGATGTTACAGTTTTTCCAAATGGATCATTATCAGTATCTCCGGTTTTCGAGCCAGAATGGACAACAGAAAAGAGCATTACTTGGGCTTCAAGTAATACAGCTCTGGCTACAGTAGATGGAAATGGTAATATTTCTGCTGGAGGAACAACAGGCACTTTAACGTTAACTGCTACATCAGCATCTAACCCTTCTGTACAAGGTGTAAGTAATGTAACTGTAGGTACGACATTGATTATTCAAGCGGAATCATTCTCAGGAATGGGAGGACCAGTTGGAGAAATTGCCATATATGATATCCCAACAGGTGGCCAGGGTATTAATAATGTTCAGTCTGGTGATTATGTTGAATTTGATGTATTTATTCCACAAGGCGGAGAATATAGTGTATCTTTCTTAGCGGGAACTGCTGTAGAGGATGGTGTGATTGAGATGTTTGTGGACGGTAATAGTGTGGGCAGTAAACAAATTCCAATGAACGATTGGGATGCCTTTGCTAATGTTCCTTTAGGTCAAAATGTAAATCTAAGTCAAGGCCAAGTAAAAATTGGTCTCGTTGGCTCGGGTACTTCTCAATGGCAATGGAATTTAGATAAATTCGAGTTGTCTTTCCAAGGAGAAATTACTTGTGACCCTTTGACTGGAGTGACAATCTCATCAACAGAAACGTCGATTCCATTAGGACAGTCTACCACGTTCTCAGCGTCTTTATTACCACAATCAGCTTGTACAACAAATATCACTTGGGCGTCTAGCAATACTAATATTGCTACTGTTAATCAGAGTGGTACTGTAACAGGAGTTGGAACAGGTACAGCAACAATTACTGCGACCACTCAAAACGGTGGGTTTACAGCGACTAAAGATATAATTGTAGAAAGTGCTCCAAATGTTCCAGTAACTGGTGTAAGTATTAGTCCAGTATCATTAATACTTAATGTTGGTGAAGACCAACTATTAACGGCAACAGTTGCTCCTGTTAATGCATCCAATAAGACAGTAGTATGGAGTTCTTCTAACCAATCTGTAGCCACAGTAGATGCCAGTGGTCGAGTGATGGCTATTTCAGAGGGATCATCAGTGATTTCAGCAACCACTGTAGATGGAACGTTTGTAGCCTCATCTGATATCACAGTCAACGAAGTAACAGTTACACCTCCACCTTCTGGAACAATTGTGATTGAAGCAGAGGACTTTGAAACTACTGGTGGTACTTTTAATGATGGTAATGTTCCATTTGGAGTAAATAGAGTGGCAGGTATTGGTATCAACTGGGTTAATGCTGGCGACTGGACAGAATATACTGTGAATGCAGTAGGTACATTCGAAGTGGAGTACATGATTTCTACTCCAATGGAAAACGCGACAGTTCAAATTCAATTAGATGGAAATGTAGTTGGTAACGATAATGTTGTAAACAACGGACAATGGGATGATTATATCTCTCTAAAATCAGTACATCAATTGACATTAAATGGAGAGCATCAATTGAGAGTAGCCGGTGTGGGAAGTAACGATTGGCAGTTCAATTTAGATAAAGTGATTCTAACACCAATTGAAACCACTGTAATTCCTGTAACAGGAGTATCACTAAATGCTACAAGCATCAGTTTATTAGAAGGAGAAACACGTCAACTTGTGGCAAGTATTGCTCCTTCCAATGCATCAGAACAGTCTGTGTCTTGGTCTACTTCCAATGCTAATGCAGTGGCTGTTAATAATGGAACTATTACAGCTATTGCAGAAGGTAGTGCTGTAGTTACAGTTACTACTATTGATGGTGGTTATACAGCAACAGCAAATGTAAGTGTATCAAAACCAAGTACAGGACCAGCATCTTTAGTAATTGAAGCAGAAGACTTTACTTCAACTGGAGGTACATACAATGATGGTTTTGTTCCACTAGGTGTTAATCAAGTGGCAGGTTTAGGTATTAATTGGGTAAATACTGGCGATTGGTCAGAATATACAATTGATATTCCTTCTGCTGGAAATTATGATATCGAGTATATGATTTCAACACCAATGAGTGGAGATATAGCTATTCAAGTACTTGTTGACGGTAGTGTAGTGACTACGGATGCAGTACCTAACAATGGACAGTGGGATGACTATCAGTCATTGATTGCATCTTCTCAGGCATCATTAACTACGGGTGTTCACACGGTTCGCATTGTCGCATCAGGAAGTGATGCATGGCAATGGAACTTAGATAAAGTGACATTCTCAACAGGTTCTTCAGCCAGAACACTTCCAGAAGAACAATTGACAGCCTCTACTTTAGATATTTATCCAAATCCTGCAAATCAGGTCGTAAATGTTAAAGGTTTACCTAATGGGTCGTATCAAATTGCCTTGTATAATATGAATGGACAAATCGTTCATCATTCTGCAATCGATTATAGATATGTACATCAATTGGATGTAAGTACACTAACAACTGGTGTGTATTTATTGAGAATTGTTGGAGAAGGTATAGACCGCAAAGTAAGAATTGCTGTAAGCAAATAA
- a CDS encoding carbohydrate-binding protein: MKKLLILAVALLLSLTTFSQDWSSIPVPADAGSGKEWELQENVSDDFNYTFNPVNSKSNFGNGKWYNFYHNTWDGPGTTYWKYQNVSVQNGRLLINASRWDQGNQSNPWNGNSAKMGLPNNGVNSGCVTSNSRVQYPVYVESSISVANIGLASCFWLLSPDDTQEIDIIENYGGVNGFKHLTHISHHSFIRSPFHDYQPRDWNSWWPDSRVSTSYGWGDWAWNNGNRRYLRLGVYWKTPNHFEYYIDGELVRVMYHNAIATLMNGTWEYTYYKEKNPANTTDAWGNNVGGMPTNGSNGYSEVITYATGSSFSFTTLQSASNASNGINVIDPGEYQGGTGFTKEMDIIINVESQSWLVSRGETPSDSELADPSKNQMEIDWVRVYKPVNSSGGSDINVIGVNLSPSTLNLSTGETGNLTGQVVPANATDQTMVFTSNNESVATVTQSGVVTAVSEGNATITATTTDGGYTATSTIVVSDDAPVVGQPLVIEAENFTATGGTFNDGFVPYGVSTSGVGINYVNSGDWTEYTVNASGTFDIDYSISTPITNGTNIELLVDGVSKANDAVPNNGGWDSYSNLSSSSQVTLSGVHTIRIIANGNNDWQWNLDKITLTPVSSNVAVTGVSLDQNNVSLQVSETAQLTAAVAPLNATNQTITWSSSNTNVASVNNGFISANGAGTANISVTTADGNHSATAVITVTNQPVTGVASFTIEAENFSTTGGTFNDGQVPYGMNIMAGVGVNWVNSGDWAQYSVNVPENGVYSIEYMVSTPMNGGTQIQLVVDGTVASTDAVPNNGQWDDYQSLSAGNTVSLSAGVHTFRVNALGSNDWQWNLDKINFSTGSNTREMAENTLSLAPEVYAYPNPTTGIVKVNGLANQDYEVLVYNLNGQQVHASTIAYRYKHQLDLSALPNGIYFISIVDHQTIRKVRIALMR, encoded by the coding sequence ATGAAAAAACTACTGATTTTGGCAGTAGCCTTATTACTTTCTCTAACTACTTTCTCTCAGGATTGGAGTAGTATTCCTGTTCCTGCTGATGCGGGAAGTGGTAAAGAATGGGAACTACAAGAAAATGTTTCAGACGATTTCAACTACACTTTTAATCCTGTAAATTCAAAGTCTAATTTTGGTAATGGCAAGTGGTATAATTTTTATCACAATACATGGGATGGACCAGGTACTACTTATTGGAAGTATCAAAATGTTAGTGTACAAAATGGCCGATTATTGATCAATGCATCAAGATGGGATCAAGGTAATCAATCTAACCCTTGGAATGGAAATAGTGCAAAAATGGGGTTACCAAACAATGGTGTTAACTCTGGTTGTGTAACTTCCAACAGTAGAGTTCAATATCCAGTATATGTTGAATCATCGATTAGTGTTGCCAATATCGGTTTGGCTTCATGTTTCTGGTTATTGAGCCCTGATGATACTCAAGAAATTGATATTATAGAAAACTATGGTGGGGTAAATGGTTTCAAACATCTAACACATATTAGTCACCACTCGTTTATTAGAAGTCCTTTTCATGATTACCAACCAAGAGATTGGAACAGTTGGTGGCCAGACAGCCGAGTAAGCACTTCTTACGGATGGGGTGATTGGGCTTGGAATAATGGAAACAGAAGATACCTACGATTGGGTGTATATTGGAAAACGCCCAATCACTTTGAATACTATATCGATGGTGAGCTAGTGAGAGTAATGTATCATAATGCAATCGCAACATTAATGAATGGTACATGGGAGTATACTTACTACAAAGAAAAAAATCCTGCAAATACTACAGATGCCTGGGGTAATAATGTTGGAGGAATGCCAACAAATGGATCAAATGGATATTCTGAAGTAATTACTTATGCTACGGGTTCATCGTTCTCGTTTACGACATTACAGTCAGCAAGTAATGCTTCTAATGGTATTAATGTGATTGATCCGGGAGAGTACCAAGGAGGAACAGGTTTTACAAAAGAGATGGACATTATTATCAATGTTGAGTCTCAATCATGGTTAGTATCAAGAGGAGAGACGCCAAGTGATTCAGAACTAGCGGATCCATCAAAAAACCAAATGGAAATTGATTGGGTGAGAGTATATAAACCTGTTAACTCATCAGGAGGAAGCGATATCAATGTGATTGGAGTGAACTTATCTCCATCAACATTAAACCTTTCTACAGGAGAAACAGGAAACTTAACAGGACAGGTGGTTCCTGCAAATGCGACAGATCAGACGATGGTATTTACTTCAAATAATGAATCAGTGGCCACTGTTACCCAATCGGGTGTAGTAACTGCAGTTAGCGAAGGAAATGCAACAATAACAGCAACAACAACAGATGGCGGATATACTGCAACTTCTACTATAGTTGTTTCTGATGATGCTCCAGTAGTTGGCCAACCTTTAGTGATTGAAGCTGAAAACTTTACTGCAACAGGTGGTACATTCAATGATGGTTTTGTACCATATGGTGTAAGTACATCAGGTGTTGGAATTAATTATGTAAACAGTGGAGATTGGACAGAATATACTGTAAATGCTTCAGGTACATTCGATATTGATTACTCGATTTCTACACCAATAACTAACGGTACAAACATAGAGTTGTTAGTAGACGGTGTTTCAAAAGCTAACGATGCAGTGCCAAATAATGGCGGATGGGATAGTTATTCAAATCTATCTTCTTCATCACAAGTGACTTTAAGCGGTGTTCATACCATAAGAATTATTGCCAACGGAAATAACGATTGGCAATGGAACTTAGATAAAATTACTTTAACTCCTGTGTCATCTAATGTTGCAGTAACAGGTGTATCATTAGACCAGAATAATGTAAGTTTACAAGTATCTGAAACTGCACAATTAACTGCAGCTGTGGCTCCTTTAAATGCAACAAATCAGACAATAACTTGGTCGAGTAGTAATACGAATGTGGCTTCTGTAAATAATGGGTTTATTAGTGCCAATGGAGCAGGGACGGCTAATATCAGTGTGACAACTGCTGATGGTAATCATTCTGCTACAGCAGTAATTACTGTGACAAACCAACCTGTAACAGGAGTTGCTTCATTTACCATCGAGGCAGAAAATTTTAGTACAACTGGCGGTACATTTAATGATGGTCAAGTTCCTTACGGTATGAACATTATGGCAGGTGTTGGTGTGAATTGGGTTAACTCTGGAGACTGGGCTCAATATAGTGTAAATGTACCTGAAAATGGTGTTTACTCTATTGAATATATGGTTTCTACACCAATGAATGGAGGTACACAAATTCAATTGGTTGTGGATGGAACGGTAGCTTCTACAGATGCAGTACCAAATAACGGACAGTGGGATGATTACCAGTCTTTATCGGCAGGGAATACAGTGAGTCTTTCTGCAGGAGTACACACTTTTAGAGTAAATGCGTTAGGATCTAATGATTGGCAATGGAACTTGGATAAAATTAACTTCTCAACAGGAAGCAATACGAGAGAAATGGCTGAAAATACCTTGTCTTTAGCTCCAGAAGTATACGCTTATCCTAATCCAACAACAGGCATTGTTAAGGTAAATGGATTAGCCAATCAAGATTATGAAGTTTTAGTATACAATCTGAATGGTCAGCAAGTTCATGCTTCTACCATTGCCTATAGATATAAACATCAATTGGATCTTTCTGCTTTACCCAACGGGATCTACTTTATTAGTATTGTAGATCATCAGACAATAAGAAAAGTTAGAATAGCATTAATGAGATAA
- a CDS encoding beta-agarase: protein MNALKPFFTLFIGCICFYQSVIAQTSTINIYPQQRYSIGSIQEFDRSKYIVLHATQMEHDFIGSEKLMDYVINDLDVYLGRNNGIMGGVIHRSKENPKQTGFVDPNFMETAGKRFREVEYAKKWKHTHQYESHNFEMVGGQVQFFWTGHSTNINHPEKGWTISGPEAIGDFMGQFINEFYRDKGTPISDGPIRPEYVEVINEPLWELIDGVADLSERKEPKEIFEFHNKASQAFKKHNTEVKIGGYTAAFPFFDDADFEQWNSRMKLFYDMSGEYMDFVSIHLYDFNHHHLGDNDPTTFDGPINFTGGRIEATLDLMESYSMKKYGTVIPILISEYGGRDHATEGKPWYAERDWDYMKSMSPMMMQFMQRPDHIVKAIPFMIGKAEWGRKENPYPWRLLRQEFELEGKSKKWVFTDQIKFYELWSEVKGSKINITSQDPTLLVDAYKDDNHIYVALSNLTRIPKNVSLNLLNLPKESLLKVEGKQLTLKDHQPILVLINSQLGDTYQLDSEGTAIITYTFKEEITSLVNIKETKHYSDLILQEIQASKATTYTFDKLNTTNLSSAKIRIGYSRPHGQKVFPTVRVNGKEVQVPQQLMGQSQHLRPQLFTSIEVDVPKEYLLESNTVEITFPDEGGHISSVILKELTKNNISE from the coding sequence ATGAATGCTTTAAAACCTTTTTTTACATTATTTATAGGATGTATATGCTTCTATCAATCTGTAATAGCACAAACTTCTACCATAAATATTTATCCACAACAACGATATTCTATTGGCTCTATTCAGGAGTTCGATAGGAGTAAATACATCGTTTTACATGCTACCCAAATGGAACATGACTTTATAGGTAGTGAAAAACTCATGGATTATGTCATCAATGATTTGGATGTTTATTTAGGGCGAAATAATGGAATTATGGGAGGTGTTATCCATCGTTCAAAAGAAAACCCTAAACAAACAGGTTTTGTAGATCCAAACTTCATGGAAACAGCAGGTAAACGGTTTAGGGAAGTTGAATATGCAAAAAAATGGAAGCATACACATCAGTATGAGTCTCATAATTTTGAAATGGTAGGTGGACAAGTACAATTCTTCTGGACAGGTCATTCTACTAATATTAACCATCCCGAAAAAGGTTGGACAATCAGTGGCCCAGAAGCAATTGGTGATTTTATGGGACAATTTATTAACGAATTCTACAGAGACAAAGGCACTCCAATTTCAGACGGGCCAATTCGTCCTGAATACGTTGAAGTTATTAATGAACCTCTTTGGGAACTCATCGATGGTGTTGCGGACCTTTCTGAACGAAAAGAACCAAAAGAAATTTTCGAATTCCATAACAAAGCATCTCAGGCTTTCAAAAAGCATAATACAGAAGTAAAAATAGGTGGTTATACTGCCGCTTTTCCATTTTTCGATGATGCCGACTTTGAACAATGGAACAGTAGAATGAAGCTCTTCTATGACATGTCTGGTGAATATATGGACTTTGTCTCTATTCACCTTTACGATTTTAACCATCATCACCTTGGAGATAATGACCCTACAACCTTTGATGGTCCTATCAATTTTACTGGTGGAAGAATTGAAGCCACGCTAGATTTGATGGAATCGTATAGTATGAAAAAATACGGCACAGTCATTCCAATACTTATTTCGGAATATGGTGGAAGAGACCATGCTACAGAAGGTAAACCTTGGTATGCCGAGCGTGATTGGGATTACATGAAATCAATGAGCCCAATGATGATGCAGTTTATGCAGCGACCTGATCATATAGTTAAGGCTATTCCTTTTATGATTGGTAAAGCCGAATGGGGAAGAAAGGAAAATCCTTACCCTTGGCGTTTATTAAGACAAGAGTTTGAATTAGAAGGAAAAAGCAAGAAGTGGGTATTCACAGATCAAATAAAGTTCTATGAGTTATGGTCTGAAGTGAAAGGATCCAAAATTAATATTACTTCTCAAGACCCTACATTATTGGTGGATGCCTATAAAGACGATAATCACATTTATGTAGCACTAAGTAATCTCACAAGAATACCTAAAAATGTGTCTTTAAACCTATTGAACCTTCCAAAGGAAAGTCTTCTAAAAGTAGAGGGTAAACAATTGACCCTGAAAGATCATCAGCCTATACTTGTACTTATCAATTCGCAGTTGGGTGATACATACCAATTAGATAGTGAAGGGACGGCAATTATTACATATACCTTCAAAGAAGAAATCACCTCTTTAGTCAACATCAAAGAAACTAAACATTATTCAGATCTTATACTCCAAGAAATTCAAGCTTCAAAAGCTACAACTTATACTTTTGATAAACTGAATACCACAAATTTATCTTCTGCTAAAATAAGAATTGGTTATAGCAGGCCTCATGGTCAAAAAGTGTTTCCTACTGTTAGAGTGAATGGTAAAGAAGTGCAAGTACCTCAACAATTAATGGGGCAATCACAACATTTAAGACCTCAATTGTTTACTTCTATTGAAGTTGACGTACCAAAAGAATATTTATTAGAAAGTAATACTGTTGAAATAACGTTCCCAGATGAAGGAGGACATATTAGCAGTGTGATATTAAAAGAACTTACTAAGAATAACATTTCAGAATAA